The bacterium nucleotide sequence TAGCGTTTTATCTTTTGATCATGCGGGCATTTGCAAGTGGGTGTGCGGCTATGACAGGGACCGAGGCTGTCGCAGATGGCATTCCTGCATTCAAGCCGCCTGAGTCCAAAAATGCTGCTGCCACACTGGTGATTATGGCCACGATTTTGGGATTTCTTTTTATAGGGATCAGCATTCTGGCAAAAGCATATCAGGCTGTTCCTTATGAGAGCGGTCATCCGACTGTCGTGTCACAGATTGCGCAGGGTGTTTTCGGCAGGGGCTGGTTTTATTTGGCCATCCAGATAGCTACGGCTGCTATTTTGATACTGGCTGCAAACACGGCATATCAGGACTTTCCGAGGCTAAGCTCGATCCTGGCACGTGACAGGGTTGCTCCAAGACAGTTTGCCGGCATCGGCGACAGGTTGGTTTTTTCAAACGGAATACTTATGCTGAGTCTTCTTGCAGCTTTGTTGATCGTGATCTTCCATGCAGACACATCGTCTCTGATCCCGCTGTATGCTGTCGGGGTATTCATATCATTCACGCTGTCGCAGTTTAGTATGAGCAAGCGTCTGAGGTTACTCAAGCAGCCACATTGGAGAATATATTCGAGCATCAGCCTGTTCGGTTCCATCGTAACCGGCATTGTGTCCGTGGTGATTGCAGTAATGAAGTTCACTGCCGGGCCGCGGATACCGCTTGGTCCAATATACATACCGACCGGCGCATATATAGTTCTGCTGCTGATACCTGCAATCGTGTATGTTCTGCTGAGGATCCATCAGCATTACATTGAGCTCGGCGATCAGCTCAGGATAACCGAGTTTGTTGAGCCGGAGCCGGTGCGCACGACTGCGATTGTGTTGACATCAGGCATTCACAAGGGAATTTTGCAGGCGCTGGAATATGCGCGAACTCTTTCTCATGACTGCCGTGCGCTATATATAGAGATCGACCCAAATGACACTCCGCTCATACGTGACCGTTGGGAGCAATTTGGTCTTGGGGTGCCGCTGGTCATTTTGGAATCTCCTTTCAGATCGGTTATAGGTCCGACTCTGGCTTATCTTGAGGAGGCGAAGAAGGAGCGTCCTGGGCATATTGTGACGGTTGTCGTGCCGGAGTTTGTGCCGCTCAAGTGGTGGCATAAAGCTTTGCATGGCCAGTCGGGATTTTTCCTTAAGGTTGCTTTAATGTTCAGACGCGATATCGTAGTGACCAACGTCAGGTATTATCTGGAGAGATAATGATTATTGAAGCAAGAGAAGACACAATAACCCTTCGTGGGAGCATAAAGAGCAACATATGGCCTGCCATCCAGGCTGCCGCTGCGCTTTTATTGGAGAATCATCCGACGGGGATAATAATCGACTGCTCTGCGCTGGTAAAGATTACTGCCAAAGGTGCGGAGACATTTGCTGATGCGTTCAAATACATCAGGGAGCGCAATGCACGCATAATTGTTGCGGCGCTTTCACCTGAGTCTATAGAGATAGGCAAGGAGGTGCCTGGTGTAAGGTCGCAGCTTCCCATAGCCGAGACGGTAGCAGAGGCACGCGCATCACTTGAGCTTGAGGAACTGACACCCGAGCGCGGCAAGGCAAGGCTGGCGGCTGTGGTGCCGATGCTGGGCTTATGGCAGAGCGCTGTCAGTCATGCATGCAGACTGGCTGTCGGGAAAAGCATTGAGGTGCATCTTGTCGATCTAATAAAAGTTCCGAGGTCGATGCCTATAGGCACTCCACTGCCCGAACGTGAGTCCGAGGGTCAGGAAAGATTGGATCAGGCAAAGGCAATGGTTTCGGAGTTGGGATTTAAGGTATTCGGACATGTTGAGCGTGTAAGAGCCAAGTCAACAGGCTTGATCGAGTTTGTTGGCCGACTCAACGCAGATTACGCGGTAGTCAGCATTGACGATTCTGATCCGACAGTGCCGCGAATGGATGAGTCTGATGCGATGTCTCTTGTTGAGGCCGCGAGTTTTGAAGTGTCTTTGGTCAAAGGGGCTGTTGCCGAAAACTCAGCTCATTCCAAACATGCCGTTGTACCTGCGGTAGGTTCGTGGGTTCATGCTCTTGAGCATGCTTGCAGACTGGCCAAGGGTGAGGGTGCGTTGATAACTGTTGTCTCACTGATAGTTGTGCCCCGTACGGAGCCCATAGACGCTCCTCGTCCGG carries:
- a CDS encoding APC family permease — protein: MLSIIRRLLFGRPLPTSRQKHERLPKFLALPVFASDALSSNAYATEEILLAFALLGAGAVAWQAVIWITLAIVALLWIVVISYRLTIFSYPQGGGSYIVTKENLGLTPGLFAAASLLTDYVLTVAVSISAGVAAIVSAYPQLAEDRVLIGVLAVAIVALANLRGLRESGALFAVPTYSFVLTVGTMIIVGLIKVATGHAHPVHETFGEVTRPITGLAFYLLIMRAFASGCAAMTGTEAVADGIPAFKPPESKNAAATLVIMATILGFLFIGISILAKAYQAVPYESGHPTVVSQIAQGVFGRGWFYLAIQIATAAILILAANTAYQDFPRLSSILARDRVAPRQFAGIGDRLVFSNGILMLSLLAALLIVIFHADTSSLIPLYAVGVFISFTLSQFSMSKRLRLLKQPHWRIYSSISLFGSIVTGIVSVVIAVMKFTAGPRIPLGPIYIPTGAYIVLLLIPAIVYVLLRIHQHYIELGDQLRITEFVEPEPVRTTAIVLTSGIHKGILQALEYARTLSHDCRALYIEIDPNDTPLIRDRWEQFGLGVPLVILESPFRSVIGPTLAYLEEAKKERPGHIVTVVVPEFVPLKWWHKALHGQSGFFLKVALMFRRDIVVTNVRYYLER
- a CDS encoding universal stress protein — translated: MIIEAREDTITLRGSIKSNIWPAIQAAAALLLENHPTGIIIDCSALVKITAKGAETFADAFKYIRERNARIIVAALSPESIEIGKEVPGVRSQLPIAETVAEARASLELEELTPERGKARLAAVVPMLGLWQSAVSHACRLAVGKSIEVHLVDLIKVPRSMPIGTPLPERESEGQERLDQAKAMVSELGFKVFGHVERVRAKSTGLIEFVGRLNADYAVVSIDDSDPTVPRMDESDAMSLVEAASFEVSLVKGAVAENSAHSKHAVVPAVGSWVHALEHACRLAKGEGALITVVSLIVVPRTEPIDAPRPDAEAAAADAARESSRIGKQYGVKVEHVIERVRDPIIGFMKMFDTGKIDLTVVGIMRETVGDYHVAHAIAQSLLQEPPCETIFLRTGK